The following coding sequences lie in one Hippopotamus amphibius kiboko isolate mHipAmp2 chromosome 17, mHipAmp2.hap2, whole genome shotgun sequence genomic window:
- the LOC130840283 gene encoding olfactory receptor 1468-like produces the protein MTGRNETVVSEFLLLGLPIQSEHQHLFSALFLAMYVTTILGNLVIMVLICLDPHLHTPMYLFLSNLSFSDLCFSSVTVPKLLQDMQSHVPSIPYAGCLTQMYFFLFFGDLESFLLAAMAYDRYVAICFPLHYTTIMSPKLCLLLVVLPWVLTTFHAMLHTLLMARLSFSADNMIPHFFCDVSVLLKLSCSDTRVNELVIFITGGLILVLPFLLIILSYARILSSILKVPSAKGIYKAFSTCGSHLTVVSLFYGTIIGLYLCPSANNSTVKETVMSMMYTVVTPMLNPFIYSLRNRDMKGALGRVFCKKKTPFSL, from the coding sequence ATGACAGGGAGGAATGAAACTGTTGTCTCTGAGTTCCTGCTGCTGGGACTGCCCATCCAGTCAGAGCATCAGCACCTGTTCTCTGCCCTGTTCCTGGCCATGTATGTTACCACCATCCTGGGGAACCTTGTCATCATGGTCCTCATTTGCctggacccccacctccacacacccatgtacttgtTTCTCAGCaatttgtccttctctgatcTCTGCTTTTCCTCTGTCACAGTGCCCAAGTTGCTGCAGGACATGCAGAGCCACGTCCCATCCATCCCCTATGCTGGCTGCCTGACACAaatgtatttcttcctgttttttggAGACCTGGAGAGCTTCCTCCTTGCggccatggcctatgaccgctatgtggccatctgcttCCCCCTGCACTACACCACCATCATGAGCCCCAAGCTCTGTCTCCTCCTGGTGGTGCTGCCCTGGGTGCTGACCACGTTCCATGCCATGTTACACACCCTGCTCATGGCCAGGTTGTCTTTTTCTGCAGACAACATGATCCCCCATTTTTTCTGTGATGTATCCGTTCTGCTGAAGCTGTCCTGCTCGGACACCCGAGTTAATGAGCTGGTGATATTTATCACTGGAGGGCTCATTCTTGTCCTCCCATTCCTACTCATCATCCTGTCCTATGCACGAATTCTCTCTTCCATCCTCAAGGTCCCTTCTGCCAAGGGCATCTACAAGGCTTtctccacctgtggctcccacCTCACTGTGGTGTCTCTCTTCTATGGGACAATTATAGGTCTCTATTTATGCCCATCAGCTAATAATTCTACTGTTAAGGAGACTGTCATGTCCATGATGTACACTGTGGtgacccccatgctgaaccccttcatctacagcctgaggaacagagACATGAAGGGAGCCCTGGGAAGAGtcttttgcaaaaagaaaactcCCTTCTCTCTATGA